The Paraburkholderia bonniea genome includes a window with the following:
- a CDS encoding DUF3311 domain-containing protein, translated as MAPDSDVSQASKHWLWLLLLPWIAMIWVPSYNRIEPQIWDFPFFYWYQLLWVLISAAITALVYFKTKRHTPDDAAGEA; from the coding sequence ATGGCCCCGGATTCTGATGTGAGCCAGGCGAGCAAGCACTGGCTTTGGCTGTTGCTGCTTCCCTGGATTGCCATGATCTGGGTGCCGTCCTACAACCGGATTGAGCCGCAAATCTGGGATTTCCCGTTTTTCTACTGGTATCAGTTGCTATGGGTGCTGATTAGCGCGGCCATCACTGCGCTGGTTTACTTCAAAACAAAACGCCACACGCCAGACGATGCAGCGGGAGAAGCATGA
- a CDS encoding chorismate--pyruvate lyase family protein, whose protein sequence is MPIRFDAADAHWRVAPLPGFSPAQKDWLTRGGSLTAHLRELGRVSVCVTREAVAQPWPDEAAALALTLRAPVWVREVVLAVDDVPFVAAHSIVPLPSSMGVWQAIRRLHTRPLAELLYSDRSVTRSPLVSRRLTMLHPLHRLASRTMAGSGQQTLVARRSVFERYGAPLMVSECLLPALWTHLALLHKPELELEPVRAFASLNAVPGAPR, encoded by the coding sequence ATGCCGATTCGTTTCGATGCCGCTGACGCCCACTGGCGCGTCGCGCCTTTACCCGGTTTCTCGCCTGCACAAAAAGACTGGCTGACGCGAGGTGGTTCGTTGACCGCCCATCTGCGCGAGCTCGGCCGTGTCAGCGTATGCGTTACGCGAGAGGCCGTGGCACAGCCCTGGCCTGACGAAGCTGCTGCACTGGCGCTGACGCTCCGCGCGCCAGTATGGGTGCGCGAAGTGGTGCTGGCGGTTGATGACGTGCCCTTTGTCGCTGCGCACAGCATCGTGCCGTTGCCATCCAGCATGGGTGTCTGGCAAGCGATCCGGCGTTTGCACACTCGTCCGTTGGCCGAGCTGCTGTATAGCGATCGCAGTGTGACGCGCTCGCCGCTGGTTAGCCGACGGCTCACCATGCTGCATCCGCTGCACCGGCTGGCTTCGCGCACGATGGCTGGCAGCGGGCAGCAGACACTGGTGGCACGGCGCTCGGTGTTCGAGCGCTATGGCGCGCCACTGATGGTGAGCGAATGCCTGCTGCCCGCGCTCTGGACACATCTGGCACTGCTCCATAAACCTGAACTTGAACTTGAACCAGTGCGAGCCTTCGCTTCGCTGAATGCTGTGCCGGGAGCGCCGCGTTAA
- a CDS encoding vWA domain-containing protein, producing MLIDFFYTLRAAQLPVSVKEYLTLLEALRAGVIPPSLDAFYYLARLTLVKDEQHFDKFDQAFGAYFTGINHAAQQALTVPDDWLKKKLQREFSAEEKAQIEALGGLDALLEQLKQRFDEQKERHEGGNKWIGTGGTSPFGNGGYHSEGIRIGGESAGHRTAVKVWEARAYRDYDDQVEIGTRNLKVALRRLRRFAREGAADELDLPGTIRSTAANAGWLDLKMVPERHNKVKVLMLLDVGGSMDDHIKRTEELFSAAKAEFKHLEFYYFHNCVYDFLWKHNRRRHAERTPTWDVLHRYSADYRLIFVGDATMSPYEVLQPGGSVEYNNPEAGAVWLRRFAAQFPHYVWLNPEPERLWEYRQSIALIRDVLSHRMYPLTLAGLESAIRTLSQ from the coding sequence ATGCTGATCGATTTTTTTTACACCCTGCGCGCCGCGCAACTGCCCGTTTCGGTCAAGGAATACCTCACGCTGCTCGAAGCACTCCGGGCGGGCGTCATCCCGCCATCACTAGACGCGTTTTACTATCTCGCACGCCTGACGCTGGTCAAGGACGAGCAGCATTTCGACAAATTCGACCAAGCCTTCGGCGCGTATTTCACTGGCATCAACCACGCGGCACAACAAGCCTTAACCGTGCCCGACGACTGGCTGAAAAAGAAACTGCAGCGTGAATTTTCTGCTGAAGAAAAAGCTCAGATCGAAGCCCTCGGTGGCCTCGACGCATTACTCGAACAACTCAAGCAGCGCTTTGACGAGCAAAAAGAGCGCCACGAAGGCGGCAATAAATGGATCGGCACAGGCGGCACCTCGCCGTTTGGCAATGGCGGCTATCACTCGGAAGGCATCCGGATTGGCGGTGAATCCGCGGGCCACCGCACCGCCGTCAAAGTCTGGGAAGCCCGCGCCTACCGCGATTACGACGACCAGGTCGAAATCGGCACACGCAATCTCAAGGTAGCGCTGCGACGGCTGCGCCGCTTCGCCCGCGAAGGTGCCGCTGATGAACTCGATCTGCCCGGCACGATTCGCAGCACCGCCGCCAACGCAGGCTGGCTCGACCTGAAGATGGTCCCCGAGCGGCACAACAAGGTGAAAGTGCTGATGCTGCTGGATGTCGGCGGCTCGATGGACGATCACATCAAGCGCACTGAAGAACTTTTTTCAGCCGCCAAAGCGGAGTTCAAGCATCTGGAGTTTTATTACTTCCATAACTGCGTCTACGATTTTTTATGGAAGCACAACCGGCGGCGTCACGCCGAACGCACCCCAACCTGGGACGTCCTGCATCGCTATAGCGCCGATTACCGGCTGATCTTCGTCGGCGATGCAACCATGAGCCCTTATGAAGTTTTACAGCCAGGTGGCTCGGTTGAATACAACAACCCGGAAGCCGGAGCGGTCTGGCTGCGGCGGTTCGCTGCTCAGTTCCCGCATTACGTGTGGCTGAATCCTGAGCCTGAGCGGCTGTGGGAATACCGTCAGTCGATCGCGCTGATCCGTGATGTGCTCAGCCACCGGATGTATCCGCTCACGCTGGCCGGACTCGAAAGCGCAATACGCACGCTGAGCCAGTAA
- the mctP gene encoding monocarboxylate uptake permease MctP encodes MNFTAAFVFVLFFAGVTVLGFFAARWRRGNLAHLDEWGLGGRRFGTVVTWFLLGGDLYTAYTFIAVPALVFGAGATGFFALPYTILIYPFAFIVFPKLWSIAKRHGYVTSADFVSARYGSRMLALAIAVTGIVATMPYIALQLVGIEVVIGALGFDTTGFMGDLPLIIAFAILAAYTYTSGLRAPAMIAVVKDVLIYITIAAAVIVIPPQLGGFGAIFGVVPPAKLLLKAPDVSSLNGYSAYATLAVGSALALFLYPHSITAVFASKSGNTIRRNMALLPAYSLVLGLLALLGFMALAAGVKDMPEFAPYFKAFGPNFAVPALFLHFFPSWFVGVAFAAIGIGALVPAAIMSIAAANLYTRNIHMPFINRNMTAEQETNIAKMVSLIVKVGAVVFILGLPLTYAIQLQLLGGIWIIQTLPAIVLGLYTRILDYRGLLLGWAVGIGVGTWMAVSLKLTSSIYTIHLGGLAIPGYAAVWSLGINLVVAFVVSLGVRALGMAGGEDRTRSEKYPGVAER; translated from the coding sequence ATGAATTTCACTGCGGCGTTTGTGTTCGTGCTGTTCTTTGCCGGTGTGACCGTTCTTGGATTCTTTGCGGCGCGCTGGCGCCGGGGCAATCTGGCGCATCTGGATGAGTGGGGGTTGGGCGGGCGGCGTTTTGGCACGGTGGTGACGTGGTTTCTGCTGGGCGGTGATCTGTACACCGCGTACACCTTCATCGCCGTGCCCGCGCTGGTGTTTGGTGCGGGTGCGACGGGTTTTTTCGCACTGCCTTACACGATCCTGATTTACCCGTTTGCGTTCATCGTGTTCCCGAAACTCTGGAGCATTGCCAAGCGCCATGGTTATGTCACCTCGGCTGATTTTGTCAGCGCCCGTTATGGCAGCCGGATGCTGGCCTTGGCGATTGCCGTCACGGGGATCGTGGCGACGATGCCTTACATCGCGTTGCAACTGGTCGGTATCGAAGTCGTCATCGGGGCCCTCGGCTTTGATACCACGGGCTTCATGGGCGACTTGCCACTCATCATCGCGTTTGCGATTCTCGCGGCGTACACCTACACCTCCGGCTTGCGGGCCCCCGCGATGATCGCGGTGGTCAAGGATGTGCTGATTTACATCACGATTGCCGCAGCGGTGATTGTGATTCCACCGCAACTAGGTGGTTTTGGCGCGATCTTCGGCGTGGTGCCGCCCGCCAAGCTGCTGCTCAAGGCCCCCGACGTATCAAGCCTCAACGGCTATAGCGCTTACGCCACGCTTGCAGTGGGATCGGCGCTGGCGTTGTTTCTGTATCCGCATTCAATTACGGCGGTGTTTGCCTCGAAGTCCGGCAACACTATCAGGCGCAACATGGCGCTGCTGCCGGCCTACTCACTGGTGCTGGGTTTGCTGGCCCTGCTGGGGTTTATGGCGCTGGCCGCTGGGGTCAAGGACATGCCCGAGTTCGCGCCGTACTTCAAGGCGTTTGGCCCGAATTTCGCGGTCCCCGCACTGTTTCTGCATTTTTTCCCATCATGGTTTGTGGGCGTAGCGTTTGCGGCGATCGGAATCGGTGCGCTGGTGCCTGCTGCGATCATGTCGATTGCCGCGGCCAACCTGTACACACGCAATATCCACATGCCCTTCATCAACCGCAACATGACGGCTGAACAGGAAACCAATATCGCCAAGATGGTGTCGCTGATCGTCAAGGTAGGGGCCGTGGTCTTCATTCTGGGCTTGCCGCTGACGTATGCGATCCAGTTGCAGTTGCTCGGCGGGATCTGGATTATTCAGACCTTGCCAGCCATCGTTCTGGGGCTCTATACCCGCATACTGGATTACCGTGGCCTGCTGCTGGGCTGGGCTGTTGGGATTGGGGTGGGCACATGGATGGCGGTTTCACTAAAACTCACCAGCTCGATTTATACGATTCATCTGGGTGGTCTGGCGATTCCTGGTTATGCCGCCGTGTGGTCGCTGGGAATCAATCTGGTGGTGGCGTTCGTGGTGAGCCTGGGCGTGCGTGCGCTGGGGATGGCGGGCGGCGAGGACCGCACCCGTTCGGAGAAGTATCCGGGCGTGGCTGAGCGCTAG
- a CDS encoding FUSC family protein, translating to MTGKRIPSDAGADTGLAPSPSSAADDVVTRRLAPPRSRLNRLWRSLTSPFYRYRHAKLIHSLRVGLAMLVSILATTGIDVPHGIWASVTLLVVIGGLQHHGNIRKKATERAAGTLLGAALGLALIVQQNLLGSLTLTYVLMSVVAAVCAWYAIGKAGYVALLTAITTCIVAGHGDNLIGTGLWRTLNVLVGIVIALAFSFALPLHATYSWRYLLADNLRECAGVYARLVDGTPFSSEAQIKVFMRLNTRLVQLRSLMPSVAKEIQVPQAQLEEIQRLHRSLLSALEMMVMGTFMQTDVVRKAYAQQCGAEVREVRGVLLAMARALRFTVTRSFQMPAAPAVVVTPPGLASHLAPELQGPFWLGQRLAEQVERLRSLLAETAPGWHIEQRPGKPAERCLPGNHD from the coding sequence ATGACCGGGAAGCGAATTCCTTCTGACGCCGGTGCTGACACCGGTCTTGCTCCATCACCTTCAAGTGCGGCAGATGATGTCGTCACTCGCCGTCTGGCACCGCCTCGCAGCCGTCTGAACCGGCTATGGCGCAGCCTCACTTCGCCGTTTTACCGCTATCGCCATGCCAAGCTGATTCACAGCTTGCGCGTGGGCTTGGCGATGCTGGTGTCGATTCTGGCCACGACAGGCATTGATGTGCCGCATGGCATCTGGGCCTCGGTCACTCTGCTAGTGGTGATCGGTGGCTTGCAGCATCACGGCAATATCCGCAAAAAAGCCACGGAGCGTGCGGCGGGCACGCTGCTGGGTGCTGCGCTCGGGCTGGCGCTGATCGTGCAGCAAAACCTGCTGGGCTCGCTCACGCTGACGTATGTGCTGATGTCGGTGGTGGCAGCCGTGTGTGCGTGGTACGCGATTGGCAAGGCGGGCTACGTTGCGTTACTGACGGCGATCACGACATGCATCGTGGCGGGCCATGGCGACAATCTGATTGGCACGGGCTTGTGGCGCACGCTGAACGTGCTGGTCGGGATTGTGATTGCGCTGGCGTTCTCGTTTGCGCTGCCGCTGCATGCCACTTATTCATGGCGTTATCTGCTGGCCGACAATCTGCGCGAATGCGCGGGTGTCTATGCGCGCCTGGTGGATGGCACGCCTTTTTCTTCAGAGGCACAGATCAAGGTGTTTATGCGTCTGAATACGCGCCTGGTGCAACTGCGCTCGCTGATGCCTTCAGTGGCTAAAGAAATTCAGGTGCCACAAGCGCAACTGGAGGAGATTCAACGTTTGCATCGCTCGTTGCTGAGTGCGCTCGAAATGATGGTGATGGGGACGTTTATGCAAACCGATGTGGTGCGCAAGGCCTACGCGCAGCAATGCGGTGCTGAAGTGCGGGAGGTGCGTGGGGTGCTGCTGGCGATGGCGCGGGCGTTGCGTTTTACGGTAACGCGGTCGTTTCAGATGCCTGCCGCACCTGCCGTTGTGGTGACGCCGCCGGGTCTCGCCAGCCATCTCGCGCCTGAACTGCAAGGCCCTTTCTGGCTGGGGCAGCGGCTGGCCGAACAGGTTGAACGGCTACGCTCGTTGCTGGCTGAGACGGCGCCTGGCTGGCATATCGAGCAGCGTCCGGGAAAACCTGCGGAACGCTGCTTACCAGGTAATCACGACTGA
- a CDS encoding GNAT family N-acetyltransferase, which yields MNYWTQPVTLHGEHVILEPLHASHAPALAAAAADGELWKLWYTMVPGPGDESAYIDTALKLRDAGSAQPFAVRDRASGDIVGSTRYMNIDNANQRLELGSTWYAKRVQRTALNTEAKLLLLGHAFETLEAIAVEFRTHFMNHQSRTAITRLGAKQDGILRNHQRSQNGALRDTVVFSIIASEWAAVRAHLQHQLLR from the coding sequence ATGAACTACTGGACCCAGCCCGTCACCCTGCACGGCGAACACGTCATCCTTGAACCGCTCCATGCCAGCCACGCCCCCGCGCTGGCTGCAGCCGCCGCCGATGGTGAGCTATGGAAGCTCTGGTACACGATGGTTCCCGGTCCCGGCGATGAGTCGGCCTATATCGACACGGCGCTGAAATTGCGTGACGCTGGCAGCGCACAGCCGTTCGCCGTGCGTGATCGGGCCTCTGGCGACATCGTCGGCTCCACCCGTTACATGAACATCGACAATGCCAACCAGCGGCTCGAACTCGGCTCGACGTGGTACGCCAAACGCGTACAGCGCACCGCGCTGAATACCGAGGCGAAACTGCTCCTGCTTGGCCACGCCTTCGAAACGCTCGAAGCAATTGCCGTCGAATTCCGCACGCATTTCATGAACCATCAGTCGCGCACGGCGATCACCCGGCTTGGGGCAAAACAGGACGGCATTTTGCGCAATCACCAGCGCAGCCAGAATGGCGCGCTGCGCGACACGGTGGTGTTCTCGATCATCGCGTCCGAATGGGCCGCTGTGCGAGCCCATCTACAACATCAGCTTCTGCGCTAA
- a CDS encoding DNA-deoxyinosine glycosylase, which translates to MLEGFPPVIAEDTHTLILGSFPGVASLSAAEYYAHPRNQFWRLLGTVLNEPLPELDYPARLACLLAHRIGIWDVLAICEREGSLDSAIRHAVPNDFAALRRHTPQLSKVCFNGKTAGRFAPVIAAAGYATLVLPSSSPANAILSFDQKLRLWRDLLP; encoded by the coding sequence ATGCTTGAAGGTTTTCCACCTGTGATTGCTGAGGATACCCACACGCTGATACTGGGTAGCTTTCCTGGCGTGGCATCGCTGAGTGCGGCGGAGTATTACGCGCATCCGCGTAACCAGTTCTGGCGCTTGCTCGGCACAGTCCTGAACGAACCGCTTCCCGAACTCGATTACCCCGCCCGGCTGGCCTGCTTGCTGGCGCATCGCATTGGCATTTGGGATGTGCTGGCGATTTGTGAGCGAGAGGGCAGCCTGGATAGTGCGATTCGCCATGCCGTGCCCAATGATTTCGCCGCGCTACGCAGGCATACACCGCAACTGTCCAAGGTGTGCTTTAACGGCAAGACCGCCGGACGGTTCGCGCCAGTCATCGCAGCCGCTGGCTATGCCACGCTCGTCCTGCCGTCGTCCAGTCCGGCGAATGCTATCCTCTCGTTCGATCAAAAACTGCGTCTTTGGCGCGATCTCCTCCCATGA
- the tal gene encoding transaldolase: MTTALDQLKQYTTVVADTGDFQQLAQYKPQDATTNPSLILKAVQKADYRPLLEKTVRDHASKPVSTIIDHLLIAFGREILQIIPGRVSTEVDARLSFDTQASISKAHELIALYKAAGIDRERVLIKLASTWEGIRAAEVLQKEGIKCNMTLLFSLAQAAACAQAGAQLISPFVGRIYDWYKKNAGSAWDEAKDGGANDPGVQSVRRIYAYYKTFGYPTEVMGASFRTTSQITELAGCDLLTISPDLLQKLQDSTDKIERKLSPETSKQQGLDRVPVDEPSFRFLVNDEAMATEKLAEGIRAFAADAVKLEQLIAAIH, translated from the coding sequence ATGACTACCGCACTCGACCAGCTCAAGCAGTACACGACAGTCGTCGCTGACACCGGCGATTTCCAGCAGCTTGCCCAGTACAAGCCACAAGATGCGACCACCAATCCTTCGCTCATCCTCAAGGCCGTGCAAAAAGCCGACTACCGGCCGCTCCTCGAAAAAACCGTGCGCGACCACGCCTCCAAACCGGTTAGCACGATCATCGACCACCTGCTGATCGCTTTCGGCCGGGAAATCCTGCAGATCATCCCGGGCCGGGTGTCGACTGAAGTGGATGCGCGGCTGTCATTCGATACCCAGGCTTCGATCAGCAAAGCACATGAACTGATCGCGCTCTACAAGGCAGCAGGAATTGACCGTGAACGCGTGCTCATCAAGCTGGCCTCCACCTGGGAGGGCATCCGCGCCGCTGAAGTGCTGCAGAAAGAAGGCATTAAATGCAACATGACCCTGCTGTTCTCGCTGGCACAGGCTGCCGCCTGCGCCCAGGCCGGCGCACAACTGATCTCGCCGTTCGTCGGACGAATTTACGACTGGTACAAGAAAAATGCGGGCAGCGCGTGGGACGAAGCCAAAGATGGTGGCGCCAACGATCCTGGCGTGCAGTCAGTGCGGCGCATCTATGCGTACTACAAAACATTTGGCTATCCGACTGAAGTGATGGGCGCGAGCTTTCGCACCACTAGCCAGATCACCGAACTCGCTGGCTGTGACCTGCTCACCATCAGCCCAGATTTGTTGCAGAAGCTGCAAGACAGCACCGACAAAATCGAACGCAAGCTGTCACCCGAAACCAGCAAGCAGCAAGGCCTCGACCGGGTGCCAGTAGACGAGCCATCGTTTCGCTTTCTCGTGAATGACGAAGCCATGGCCACCGAAAAACTGGCCGAAGGCATTCGCGCCTTCGCTGCAGATGCCGTCAAACTCGAACAATTGATCGCAGCAATCCACTAG
- a CDS encoding AAA family ATPase produces MRFEGSSQYVATDDLKLAVNAAITLKRPLLIKGEPGTGKTMLAEEVAAALQMPLLQWHIKSTTKAQQGLYEYDAVSRLRDSQLGDERVREIRNYIVKGVLWQAFEADQPVVLLIDEIDKADIEFPNDLLRELDRMEFYVYETRELIRARQRPLVIITSNNEKELPDAFLRRCFFHYIKFPEPATMQQIVEVHYPGIKQELLRAALQSFFELREVSGLKKKPSTSELLDWLKLLLAEDIPPEALRSSDQRQIMPPLHGALLKNEQDISLFERLMLMNRNHR; encoded by the coding sequence ATGCGTTTCGAAGGCTCATCGCAGTACGTCGCCACTGACGATCTCAAGCTCGCGGTCAATGCGGCCATCACGCTCAAACGGCCACTGCTCATCAAAGGCGAACCTGGCACAGGCAAGACCATGCTGGCCGAAGAAGTCGCCGCCGCACTCCAGATGCCACTGCTGCAGTGGCACATCAAATCCACCACCAAAGCTCAACAAGGCCTGTACGAATACGATGCGGTGTCGCGCCTGCGCGATTCCCAACTGGGCGACGAACGCGTCCGCGAAATTCGCAACTACATCGTTAAGGGCGTGCTGTGGCAGGCCTTTGAAGCCGATCAACCGGTTGTGCTGCTGATCGACGAAATCGACAAGGCCGATATCGAGTTCCCGAATGATTTGCTGCGTGAACTGGACCGCATGGAGTTCTACGTCTATGAGACGCGTGAGTTGATCCGCGCAAGACAGCGTCCGCTCGTCATCATCACGTCGAACAACGAAAAAGAGCTGCCCGATGCTTTTTTGCGCCGCTGTTTCTTTCACTACATCAAGTTTCCCGAGCCCGCGACAATGCAGCAAATCGTCGAAGTGCATTACCCCGGCATCAAGCAGGAATTGCTGCGCGCGGCGCTGCAAAGCTTCTTCGAATTGCGTGAGGTGTCCGGGCTGAAAAAAAAGCCCTCCACCTCCGAATTGCTCGACTGGCTCAAACTGCTGCTGGCTGAAGACATTCCGCCCGAAGCGCTACGCTCAAGCGATCAACGCCAGATCATGCCGCCACTGCATGGCGCATTGCTGAAAAACGAGCAGGACATCAGCCTGTTCGAGCGCCTCATGCTCATGAATCGCAACCATCGCTAG
- a CDS encoding spermidine synthase: MTKLIRRASAEARAFDSRAADTNGAKRRPARSKSRTQHDDDFADAPLLVDPPRKPRFAPVTFSESDGVRYLHFGTEWVQGAMRLKKPNHIELEYVQQMMAWLLFLETPPRIVQLGLGAAALTKFAHHFLKRAEVIAVELNPAVVVAARTMFGLPADNARLSVRETDAWDFVNDRVNHGTVGALQVDVYDAKAKGPVLDSVAFYRAARACLTDAGVMTVNLFGDHPDFVRNMKRLKEAFDGRVIALPEVHDGNRVALAFSGPALAVPFSALQARAKLIEDKLGLPARKWLKGLCEESGQSGASFAI, from the coding sequence ATGACGAAACTGATCCGGCGCGCCAGCGCCGAGGCGCGCGCTTTTGACAGCCGCGCTGCTGACACCAATGGTGCCAAGCGCCGCCCTGCACGAAGCAAGTCCCGCACGCAGCATGACGACGATTTTGCCGATGCGCCTCTTCTTGTCGACCCTCCACGCAAGCCACGTTTTGCTCCAGTGACGTTTTCTGAAAGCGACGGTGTGCGCTATCTGCATTTCGGCACTGAATGGGTGCAAGGCGCGATGCGCCTGAAAAAGCCCAACCACATCGAGCTGGAATATGTGCAGCAAATGATGGCCTGGCTGCTTTTTCTCGAAACCCCGCCGCGCATCGTGCAGTTGGGGCTGGGTGCAGCAGCGCTGACCAAGTTCGCTCACCACTTTTTAAAGCGCGCCGAAGTGATTGCGGTGGAGCTGAATCCTGCGGTGGTGGTGGCGGCGCGCACGATGTTCGGTCTGCCCGCCGATAACGCCCGGCTGAGTGTGCGTGAAACGGATGCATGGGATTTCGTGAACGACCGGGTGAATCACGGCACGGTCGGCGCTTTGCAGGTGGATGTTTACGATGCGAAAGCGAAGGGGCCGGTGCTCGATAGTGTGGCGTTTTATCGCGCTGCGCGGGCCTGTCTCACGGATGCCGGGGTGATGACCGTGAACCTGTTTGGCGATCATCCAGATTTCGTGCGCAACATGAAACGCCTGAAAGAAGCGTTCGATGGCCGGGTGATTGCGTTACCGGAGGTTCACGATGGCAATCGCGTGGCGCTGGCGTTCTCGGGCCCAGCGTTAGCGGTGCCATTCAGCGCGCTGCAAGCCCGGGCAAAACTGATCGAAGACAAGCTCGGTTTGCCTGCGCGTAAATGGCTCAAAGGTTTGTGCGAAGAGTCAGGGCAATCAGGTGCGTCGTTTGCGATCTGA
- a CDS encoding benzoate/H(+) symporter BenE family transporter — protein MKPSLSTARFNLFADTSVSTLVAGFVAMMTGYTSSLVLMFQAGQAAHLSSAQISSWIWALSIGMGLCSIGLSLRFRAPIVIAWSTPGAALLVTSLPQVSYPEAIGAFVVCALLLAVTGLTGWFDALMKRIPASIAAALLAGILFEIGIGVFRAAQFQTTLVLTMFFTWLILKRLAPRYAIVATLIAGCAAAGSLGLLDFSHFHIRLAQPVLTLPTFSLSAIVSIGIPLFVVAMASQNVPGIAVLRADGYTTPAAPLIATTGLASLVLAPFGSHGINLAAITAAICTGPEAGEDRTRRYSAAVWCGVFYLIAGTFGATIAALFAALPSALVISVAALALFGSIMSGLTSAMQDVRQREAALVTFMVTASGLTLLSIGSAFWGLVAGVVTQILLYARQRA, from the coding sequence ATGAAACCTTCCTTATCGACAGCACGCTTCAACCTGTTCGCTGATACCTCCGTGTCGACGCTGGTTGCCGGTTTCGTCGCCATGATGACCGGCTACACCAGCTCGCTGGTGCTGATGTTTCAGGCCGGACAAGCCGCGCATCTAAGCAGCGCCCAGATTTCGTCGTGGATCTGGGCGCTTTCCATTGGCATGGGGCTGTGTTCGATTGGCCTGTCGTTGCGTTTTCGCGCACCTATCGTCATCGCCTGGTCCACTCCTGGGGCTGCGCTGCTGGTCACGTCGCTGCCCCAAGTGTCTTATCCGGAGGCGATTGGCGCGTTTGTCGTCTGTGCGTTGCTGCTCGCTGTGACTGGTCTCACCGGCTGGTTCGATGCGCTGATGAAACGCATTCCGGCAAGCATCGCAGCGGCATTGCTCGCCGGCATTCTGTTTGAGATTGGCATCGGCGTGTTTCGTGCGGCGCAGTTTCAGACCACGCTGGTACTCACGATGTTTTTCACCTGGCTGATTCTCAAACGGCTCGCACCGCGCTATGCGATCGTCGCTACGCTGATCGCTGGTTGCGCTGCAGCGGGCAGTCTCGGGCTGCTGGACTTCAGCCACTTTCACATTCGCCTGGCCCAGCCGGTCCTAACCTTGCCCACGTTCTCACTGAGCGCCATCGTAAGCATCGGCATTCCGCTCTTCGTCGTAGCCATGGCTTCGCAAAACGTGCCGGGCATCGCGGTGCTGCGCGCAGATGGCTACACCACACCTGCGGCACCGCTAATCGCCACGACCGGGCTGGCCTCGCTCGTGCTGGCACCGTTTGGCTCGCATGGCATCAATCTCGCGGCCATTACCGCCGCGATCTGCACCGGGCCCGAAGCGGGTGAAGATCGCACCAGGCGCTATAGCGCCGCTGTCTGGTGCGGCGTGTTTTATCTGATCGCCGGGACTTTCGGCGCAACCATTGCCGCGCTTTTTGCCGCGCTGCCCAGCGCGCTGGTGATCTCGGTGGCCGCGCTCGCGCTGTTCGGCTCAATCATGAGCGGCCTGACCAGCGCCATGCAAGACGTGCGTCAACGCGAAGCAGCACTCGTCACCTTCATGGTGACCGCCTCTGGCCTGACACTGCTCTCCATCGGCTCGGCGTTCTGGGGGCTGGTGGCGGGCGTCGTCACGCAAATCCTGCTGTATGCGCGGCAACGTGCCTGA
- a CDS encoding VOC family protein: MQIQPCAYFRGRCEEALAFYIKKLDATLQNKVYFKDLPEVPAGLPAPPPGYDNKIMYACLQIGDSVLIASDSMQPNSGAPINPEINFSLNLIADDLASGKRYFDALAESGEIAIPWTKTPATEGFGTVVDQYGIHWMVFTPIAQ; encoded by the coding sequence ATGCAAATTCAACCCTGTGCGTATTTCCGTGGCCGTTGTGAAGAAGCTCTGGCGTTTTATATCAAGAAGCTCGACGCCACACTTCAGAACAAAGTCTATTTCAAGGACCTGCCTGAAGTACCAGCCGGCCTCCCCGCGCCGCCTCCTGGTTACGACAACAAAATCATGTACGCCTGCTTGCAGATCGGCGATTCAGTTTTGATCGCATCTGATTCAATGCAACCCAATTCAGGCGCGCCAATTAACCCTGAAATCAATTTCAGCCTGAACCTGATCGCTGACGACCTGGCATCGGGCAAGCGTTACTTCGACGCACTTGCAGAAAGTGGCGAAATCGCCATCCCATGGACTAAAACCCCAGCTACCGAAGGGTTTGGCACCGTGGTCGACCAGTACGGCATTCACTGGATGGTGTTTACTCCCATCGCTCAATAA